A genome region from Rhodospirillaceae bacterium includes the following:
- a CDS encoding integration host factor subunit alpha translates to MAANTITRADLGEAVYEEIGLSRNDSAKLVESVLAEVCDALVGGENVKISSFGSFMLRNKGERTGRNPKTGEEVPISPRRVLVFRPSNILKERLNRPDSD, encoded by the coding sequence ATGGCAGCAAACACGATAACGCGGGCCGATCTCGGCGAGGCGGTCTACGAGGAGATCGGGCTGTCGCGCAACGATTCGGCGAAACTGGTCGAATCGGTGCTTGCAGAAGTATGCGATGCGCTGGTCGGCGGCGAGAATGTCAAGATTTCATCTTTTGGCAGTTTCATGTTGCGCAACAAGGGGGAGCGGACGGGCCGCAATCCGAAAACCGGCGAGGAAGTACCGATCTCGCCGCGGCGCGTCCTGGTTTTCCGGCCGTCGAATATTTTGAAAGAGCGCCTGAACCGGCCGGACAGCGACTAG
- a CDS encoding MerR family transcriptional regulator has product MASSNDDPANANRGMSRRTKSADAFRTISEVSGEVGVPQHVLRFWETKFSQIKPLKRGGGRRYYRPEDIDLLNRIRAWLYDDGYTIKGVQKLLREGGTAASSGAGRASAAAERAQAGGDGHAPAGPAAPERTRAAPEPPVLRRPEAAPEGVAAGEAGAGGSAAAPVGEAPRAADAAVAGPDPEAPESADRISLERASLASLIDGLEEVRDRLRGPPPEP; this is encoded by the coding sequence ATGGCGTCCTCGAACGACGATCCCGCGAATGCGAATCGAGGGATGAGCCGCCGCACCAAATCGGCGGACGCCTTTCGCACGATCAGCGAAGTTTCCGGCGAAGTCGGCGTGCCGCAGCATGTGCTTCGGTTCTGGGAGACCAAATTCAGCCAGATCAAACCCCTGAAGCGGGGCGGCGGGCGGCGCTATTACCGGCCCGAAGACATCGACCTGCTCAACCGGATCAGGGCCTGGCTGTACGATGACGGCTACACGATCAAGGGCGTCCAGAAACTCTTGCGCGAAGGCGGTACGGCCGCCTCTTCCGGGGCCGGCCGGGCGTCCGCCGCCGCGGAACGGGCGCAGGCCGGCGGAGACGGGCACGCACCGGCCGGGCCGGCGGCGCCGGAACGCACGCGCGCAGCGCCCGAACCTCCGGTGTTGCGCCGGCCGGAAGCGGCGCCGGAAGGCGTCGCGGCCGGAGAGGCCGGAGCGGGCGGTTCGGCCGCTGCGCCGGTCGGAGAGGCGCCCCGCGCCGCCGATGCGGCCGTCGCCGGTCCCGATCCCGAAGCGCCGGAGTCGGCGGACCGGATCTCCCTTGAGCGGGCCAGCCTGGCCAGCCTGATCGACGGTCTGGAAGAGGTCCGCGACCGGCTGCGCGGTCCGCCGCCGGAGCCGTAG
- a CDS encoding acyl carrier protein, with translation MSATQDRVRALFREHLDADRDPDFGVGLGDSGISSMDAVKFVKACGEAFGVEMRAEDVADFQTLGDVVTYLDANAG, from the coding sequence ATGTCAGCTACACAAGACCGTGTCAGAGCGCTTTTCCGCGAGCATCTGGATGCCGACCGCGATCCGGATTTCGGCGTCGGATTGGGCGATTCGGGGATATCGTCGATGGACGCCGTCAAATTCGTCAAAGCGTGTGGAGAGGCGTTCGGCGTGGAGATGCGCGCCGAAGACGTTGCGGACTTCCAGACTTTGGGCGACGTCGTCACATATCTGGATGCCAATGCCGGTTGA
- a CDS encoding alpha/beta hydrolase, with amino-acid sequence MTSETVWEIPEPISVCEVRLHDGSVTSVRRHGNPSGLRLVLSHGNGLAIDLYYPFWSLFLDDFDVMVFDIRNHGWNTVGVRQNHNIPILMHDHDLILEAVFGRYGEKTTVGVFHSISALISLLSFSRRFSAQILFDPPLCKPTANEAEFDAAVERQAGLVRRRGHRFESQEEYAEFLAYMRGFRRVVPGVRELMARTTLRRSPDGDGFELRCPREYEAQIVDYVRSFSPLMDLEELSCPTKVIGADPTLPSTYLPAFDLSKMMTVDYDFLPESTHFLQLEQPAVCAALLRDFLASNRFL; translated from the coding sequence GTGACCTCAGAGACGGTCTGGGAAATCCCCGAGCCTATTTCCGTGTGCGAGGTCCGACTCCACGACGGGTCGGTCACCTCCGTGCGCCGTCACGGAAATCCATCCGGCCTCCGGCTCGTTCTGAGCCACGGCAACGGCCTTGCGATCGATCTCTACTACCCCTTCTGGTCACTGTTTCTCGATGACTTCGATGTGATGGTCTTCGACATCCGAAACCACGGCTGGAACACCGTCGGCGTTCGGCAAAACCACAATATTCCCATTCTGATGCATGACCATGATCTCATCCTCGAGGCCGTTTTCGGTCGATACGGGGAAAAGACCACTGTCGGCGTGTTCCACTCCATATCCGCCCTGATTTCGCTTCTGTCGTTCTCCAGGCGCTTTTCGGCGCAAATTCTTTTCGATCCGCCCCTTTGCAAGCCGACGGCGAACGAGGCGGAGTTCGATGCGGCCGTCGAGCGGCAGGCGGGACTGGTCCGGCGGCGCGGACATCGGTTCGAGTCGCAGGAGGAGTATGCCGAGTTCCTGGCCTACATGCGGGGGTTCAGGCGCGTCGTGCCCGGGGTGCGCGAGCTCATGGCCCGCACCACGCTTCGCCGATCCCCGGACGGGGACGGTTTCGAGCTCCGATGTCCTCGCGAGTATGAGGCGCAGATTGTGGACTATGTCCGGAGCTTCTCGCCGCTCATGGACCTGGAGGAGCTTTCCTGCCCGACGAAGGTCATCGGCGCCGATCCGACGCTGCCGAGCACCTACCTGCCGGCGTTCGACCTGAGCAAGATGATGACCGTGGACTACGATTTCCTGCCCGAGTCGACCCACTTTCTCCAACTCGAGCAGCCGGCAGTATGCGCTGCTCTGCTTCGGGATTTTCTCGCGAGCAACCGGTTTTTGTAG